The following proteins are encoded in a genomic region of Bacillus sp. FJAT-22090:
- a CDS encoding YjcG family protein, whose protein sequence is MKYGIVAFPSKKVQDFANSYRKRYDPHYALITPHMTIKGVFEADEKEIKTVAEQVAQVVSKHKPFTLKTSKVSSFAPVTNAIYFKVEPTNELLALHEDLNAIEYNDEANYTFVPHITIAQKMNSSEHDDIYPQLKMIGAEFEEEIDRLHLLYQLEDGSWTVYETFRLSGAE, encoded by the coding sequence ATGAAATACGGAATAGTTGCTTTCCCATCAAAAAAAGTGCAAGATTTTGCTAATTCTTATAGGAAACGTTATGACCCGCACTACGCACTTATAACACCACATATGACGATAAAAGGTGTATTTGAAGCAGACGAAAAGGAAATTAAAACAGTGGCTGAACAAGTAGCTCAAGTGGTTAGTAAGCATAAGCCATTTACATTAAAGACTTCTAAAGTGAGTTCTTTTGCTCCTGTAACAAATGCTATTTACTTTAAAGTAGAGCCTACAAATGAGCTATTAGCACTTCATGAGGATTTAAATGCTATTGAATATAACGATGAAGCAAATTATACGTTTGTACCTCACATTACTATTGCTCAAAAAATGAATTCTAGTGAACATGACGACATTTATCCACAGTTAAAAATGATTGGTGCGGAATTTGAAGAAGAAATTGATCGACTTCATTTACTTTATCAATTAGAAGACGGTTCTTGGACTGTTTATGAAACATTTAGATTGTCTGGAGCTGAATAA
- a CDS encoding GNAT family N-acetyltransferase, which produces MVYAKLVETEKEYQDAILIRRKVFVEEQDVPLHMELDEYDQTATHFVAYDGETPFGAGRIRTVESSIGKVERVCILPKYRGKNYGNLMMQCMEEYAQSKDYDKLKLNAQSHAIPFYEKRNYMITSPEFLEAGIPHRAMEKKLIKNN; this is translated from the coding sequence TTGGTTTATGCAAAATTAGTTGAAACAGAAAAAGAATATCAAGATGCCATACTCATTAGAAGAAAAGTTTTTGTAGAAGAACAAGATGTGCCGCTTCATATGGAATTAGATGAATATGATCAAACCGCTACTCACTTTGTGGCATATGATGGAGAAACACCTTTTGGTGCAGGAAGAATTCGTACAGTTGAATCTTCTATTGGAAAAGTAGAACGGGTCTGTATACTTCCTAAATACCGAGGAAAAAATTATGGTAATTTGATGATGCAATGTATGGAAGAATATGCGCAATCGAAAGATTACGATAAACTAAAACTTAATGCACAAAGTCATGCTATTCCATTTTATGAGAAAAGAAATTACATGATTACATCTCCAGAATTTTTAGAAGCAGGAATTCCTCATCGTGCAATGGAGAAGAAACTAATTAAAAACAATTGA
- a CDS encoding phosphatidylglycerophosphatase A family protein, protein MDRQTSKVHSRTVEKAANDALLRRGVTIEEIAKIVYEMQFPYNKGLTIEHCIESIKSVLKKREMQHAILVGIELDELAEKKLLSEPLQQIVEADEGLFGIDETIALGAVYTYGSIAVTTFGHLDKNKIGIISKLDTKAETGTIHTFLDDIVASIAASAASRLAHRTRDLAEANETFEDIPPEETAPETKVKGSRT, encoded by the coding sequence TTGGACAGACAGACATCAAAAGTACATTCACGGACTGTTGAGAAAGCTGCAAATGATGCATTACTTCGAAGAGGTGTGACAATCGAAGAGATTGCTAAAATCGTTTATGAAATGCAATTTCCATACAATAAAGGTCTAACAATTGAGCATTGTATCGAGTCGATTAAAAGTGTTTTAAAGAAAAGAGAAATGCAGCATGCCATTTTAGTAGGGATTGAGCTAGATGAACTAGCTGAGAAAAAGTTATTATCGGAGCCATTGCAACAGATTGTAGAAGCAGACGAAGGGTTATTTGGTATAGATGAAACGATTGCTCTAGGAGCAGTGTATACGTATGGAAGTATTGCAGTGACAACTTTTGGTCATTTAGATAAAAATAAAATCGGTATTATTTCAAAATTGGACACAAAGGCAGAGACAGGCACTATCCATACATTTTTAGATGATATAGTTGCCAGTATTGCTGCAAGCGCGGCTTCTCGTTTAGCACATCGAACACGTGATTTAGCAGAGGCAAACGAAACATTTGAGGATATCCCTCCAGAAGAAACTGCACCTGAAACAAAGGTTAAAGGATCTCGAACTTAA
- a CDS encoding alpha/beta hydrolase: MNKGVVKDLTLFSESLQEEMQLLIYLPPNYSPLYKYSVLIANDGKDYFQLGRISRVADELYEENEIENLIIVGIPYKNVKDRRAKYHPDGEKHKAYIRFLAHELVPYIDANYPTYQMGLGRALIGDSLAATVSLLTALQYPNTFGKVILHSPLVNEYVLNQVEKHKEIHAFSLYHVIGLEETDVKTGDGLITDFVTPNRSLHNLFIKKGFTTFYDELDGNHTWKLWQPDIRRSLKNNFGL, from the coding sequence ATGAATAAAGGAGTTGTAAAAGATCTAACACTTTTTAGTGAATCTTTACAAGAAGAAATGCAGTTACTTATATACTTACCACCAAATTATTCGCCATTATATAAATACAGTGTACTTATTGCAAATGACGGTAAAGACTATTTTCAATTGGGAAGAATTTCTCGAGTGGCTGACGAGCTGTATGAAGAAAATGAAATTGAAAACCTTATTATTGTTGGTATTCCATATAAAAATGTGAAAGATCGTAGAGCAAAATATCATCCGGACGGAGAAAAGCATAAAGCGTACATACGTTTTTTAGCGCATGAACTCGTTCCTTATATTGATGCCAATTATCCTACCTATCAAATGGGTTTAGGCAGAGCACTAATCGGTGATTCACTTGCTGCTACAGTATCCTTACTTACGGCTTTACAATATCCTAATACATTTGGCAAAGTTATTTTACATTCTCCTCTAGTAAATGAGTATGTATTGAATCAAGTTGAAAAACATAAAGAAATACATGCATTTTCACTTTATCATGTCATCGGCTTGGAAGAGACAGATGTTAAAACAGGAGATGGACTAATCACAGACTTTGTCACACCAAATAGATCTTTGCATAATTTATTCATAAAAAAAGGATTTACGACATTTTATGACGAATTAGATGGAAACCACACTTGGAAGCTTTGGCAACCAGATATAAGGCGTTCACTAAAAAACAATTTCGGCTTGTAA